The window GGGGGTGGAGTTTGTCAGAACTATTATGGTTATTTGACAAGTTGCCTTTCGGGAACCAAACAAACCGCAAAGTGTACAGAGACAAGTGTGGTCGGTTCCTGCAAGGTCACACAATCGAGTGTTGGTTATATCATAAGCGTTTATACCGCTCCACTCACGGGTGGAGGTGGGGGAACTGCGGCCGCACATTGTTCTGGGATTTCTGGCAGTTATGTTGACGGATCCACCGTCCAAACACCTTAAGAATCAATCTATTTTTCCAAATTCCCTGGACACAGACCCCCATGTCCGAGTTATGACTTGAAGTGAGGGAGTCTAGTTATGAAAACCATGTTTGAGAAGATTTGGAATGACCATTTGGTTCACGAGGATGATGGAACCTGCCTCATTTATATCGACAGACACCTAGTCCACGAAGTCACAAGCCCACAAGCCTTCGAAAGTTTGAAACTCACCAACCGAAAGGTGAGGCGACCCGATGCAACATTTGCTACCATGGACCATAACGTTTCCACAAGAACGAGAGATTGGAAATCTGTGGATCCGATCTCGGTTTTGCAAATGCAAACCTTAATGGACAATTGTAAAGAAAACGGAATTACATTATTTGATATCAATCACCCTGACAATGGAATTGTGCACGTTGTCGCGCCAGAGCTTGGACTCACTCACCCTGGTATGACGATTGTTTGTGGGGATTCTCACACAGCGACACATGGTGCCTTTGGTGCTCTCGCATTTGGAATTGGAACTTCCGAAGTGGAACATGTCTTAGCCACCCAAACCTTAGTCCAAAAGAAACCAAAAACTTTGGAAATCCGTGTGGATGGAACTCTCTCACCTCTGGTTTCTGCAAAAGACATCGTCCTTGCCATCATTGGAAAAATTGGAACTGATGGTGCTACTGGTTATGTGATTGAATTCACTGGGGAAGCCATCCGTGCGCTCAGTATGGAAGGAAGAATGACCATTTGTAATATGGCTATCGAAGCTGGTGCAAGAGCTGGACTCATTTCTCCAGACGATACGACGATCAATTACATCAAAGGTAGAGATTTTGCTCCGAAAGGAGATGCATTTGATATAGCAGCTGCTAAATGGATATCTTATGCAACAGACCCTGGTGCCAAATTTGATAAAACAGTAACACTCAATGCAAATGAAATTGCACCAATGGTTTCTTGGGGAACGTCTCCTGGACAAGTGATCCCAGTGACTGCAACTGTACCAAGTCCAAATGATTTCACAGATCCTGTACAAAAAAAATCTGCAGAATCTGCCTTAGCCTATATGGACTTGAAACCTGGACAAAAACTTTCGGATGTGAAAGTAAACAAAGTATTCATCGGTTCCTGTACCAATTCAAGGATCGAAGACCTTCGTGTTGTGGCAAACACCGTCAAAGGGAAAAAAGTCAGTAAGGAAGTAGAAGCCATCATTGTACCAGGTTCAGGCCGAGTGAAACGCCAAGCGGAGAGTGAAGGACTCGACAAAATTTTTATCGAAGCGGGATTCCAATGGCGAAACCCAGGTTGTTCGATGTGCCTTGCGATGAATGATGACGTGTTATCTCCAGGGGACCGTTGTGCTTCCACTTCCAATCGAAACTTTGAAGGAAGGCAAGGAAAGGGTGGAAGGACCCATTTAGTGGGGCCTGCTATGGCAGCAGCAGTCGCCGTGGAAGGACATTTTGTAGACATTCGGGAGTGGAAATAAGATGAAAGCATTTACAAAATTAAAAGGGATCGCAGCGCTTCTCGACAAAGCGAACGTAGACACAGACCAAATCATCCCAAAACAATTCCTACGGAAAATCGAAAGGTCTGGTTTTGGAAAACATTTGTTCCATGATTGGAGATTTCTCGACGATGCGGGCCAAACACCAAACCCAGACTTTGTTCTTAACGCCAAAAGATACCAAGGAGCCAATATCCTTGTCACTCGTGATAATTTTGGGTGTGGATCTTCCAGAGAACATGCTCCTTGGGCCTTAGAAGACTACGGCTTTCGTTCCATCCTTTCACCTTCTTATGCAGATATTTTTTATAATAACTGTTTTAAGAACGGGATGCTTCCAATTGTTTTACCGGAATCTCAAATCGAAGAAATTTTCCAGGCAATTGATAAAAAACCAGGTGCCAATTTAGAAATCGATTTGGAGAACCAGGTTGTCATCACAGAAGAAGGAAAAAAATACCCATTTGAAGTGGATGCATTTCGAAAACACTGCCTCCTCAATGGTTTGGATGACATTGGACTCACCCTACAAAAAGCCGATTTTATTCAAAAATTTGAAGAAAAGAACCAAAAAGAAGTTCCCTGGTTGTACAGAAAGAGTGTATAATGAAGCGCATGAAACAGTTATTTTTAACTCTTAGTTTTTTCTTCTTCGTAACGGGTCTTTCAGCAGAGGAACTGCTGATTCAGGACACCAAACAAGGATTAGGCAAAGAAGCCATCCGCGGGACAACCGTTGTGGTTCATTATACTGGTAAGTTGACCAATGGAAAGGTTTTTGATTCTTCTGTGGATCGAGGGGAACCATTTAGTTTCCAATTAGGGCAAGGCCAAGTGATCCAAGGTTGGGAACGTGGGATTATGGGCATGAAAGAAGGTGGAAAACGAAAATTGACCATTCCTCCCAAATATGGATATGGTGACAGAGCAGTTGGACCCATTCCTGCCAATTCGACTCTTGTGTTTGATGTTGAGTTAATTAAAGTTAAATAAATGATTGATCCGATTTCCAAAGGTATCGATGACTTTGGCAACAGTTTGTTGCAAGCACTGAATAATGTACAGGGTATCTTTGGAAAGGAACTTTCCGTTGCCAAACCAATCAAAGACAATGTTTTACAATTGATTGGCAATACACCTCTCATTCGTTTGAACCGGATTGGATCTGAATATTCTGGTGTACAGTTTTACCTAAAAGCTGAATTTTTAAATCCAACAGGTTCTGCGAAAGATCGTACTGCCATAGCGATGGTGTTAGATGCGGAAAAACGAGGGAAGTTAAAAAAAGGAATGCCTATCATTCTTTCTGGTGCCGGTTCCTCCTCTGTGAGTTTTACATGGATTGGAAAGGTCAAAGGTTACCCTGTGTATTGCCTAGTTCCCCTCACCACACCACCAGAACGTGTCCAACTCCTCAGAAGTTATGGAGCAGAAGTGACGGTTACGAATGAATCGGATATCGTAAAGCTCACGGAACTAGCAGAAGAAAAAGCCAAAAAAATGGGTGGGTATCTCCCTGATGAATTGGAAAATCCTGCCAACCCCAATTTCCATTTCAAAACCACAGGTCCTGAAATATGGAGAGATCTGCAAGGAAAAGTCGGAGCTGTGATTTCAGCACCAGGATCTGGTGGTGCCATTACTGGGATCGGTCGTTACCTGAAGTCACAAGACAGAAGGGTAAAAGTGATCATTGCAGGAAAACAAAACTCAGCCTTTATGGAATATGGAAAAACTGACAATCCCAAAGAAAGAGAAAGGATTCGCCTGCCTGCCGTTTATGATCCAAAACTCATTGACCATTACTTTCATGTCACAAAAGACGAAGCCTTACACCTGCAAGCCGATCTATATGAAAAAGAAGGTATTTTTGCTGGGCTTACAACTGGGACAGTGATCACAGGTGCTTTACGTTTTTCGGAAACTTTATCTGAGTCCGAAAAAAATGAAAGGAACCCGTTTAATATCGTGATCCTCTCCCCCGACAGAGATTAATTTTTTTCGCTAAACAGTTGTTTGATTTCCTGTAAGGAACTTTTGGCTACAGTTTCGCCGAGTTCAATGAATTCTTTACTCCGCCAAAACTCAAACCAATTGGAATTGGGAAGGATTGGATTTAAATATACATCTGCTTCTTGGGCACTATACTTCCCAATTCTATATTGAAGTGAATACAAACTATTCACAATGATATCGAGTACATTCAAATTTAAAAGTTTGTTTGTTTTCATTTCATCTTTGGAACTTGGCATGGAATTGATGGCGACGATCTTTTGAATGCCTTCTTGAGTGAGTGCTGAAACGGGCAGGGGATTGACAATCCCTCCATCCACATAGGTTTTTCCATTCTCTTGCGGTTGGGGGACAAAAACTCCTGGAATGGAGATACTTGCCATAACAGCATCCAATACCTTTCCTTCCGAAAGTACAATTTCTTGCCTTGTGGAAATGTCACAACTGATGAGCCGCAGTTTGATGGGAAGGTCTTCGAAGTATAAATCTCCTAAATACTTTTCCAGAAGAGTACGAACATGTTTCCCATGGAGTAAACCTTGTCCAGGAAAGGATAAATCCACCAGTTTGAACATTTTGAAAAGGCTATCAATTTCACCGAGTAAAGGTAGGATCCCTTTATAACCGAGTCCACTGGCCCAAAAGGCACCGATGATGGCACCAATGCTTGTTCCAGAGATCATATCGGGTATGATCCCTTCCTCGTCCAAAACTTTCATGATCCCCACTTGGGCAAGTCCAAGTGCTGCTCCGCCTCCGAGGGCCACACCCATTTCCACACCTGAAAGTTCTCTTGCCTTCCGCCTGATAAAAATATCCCATTTTCCATGGTCTAAAATCTCTCGGATATTGGTCTCGTGGTAGAGGATCTCGTTCTCTTTGGCATCTTTTGTGATCGAATCACAAAGATTGGTTTTATATTCCAAAGAAACCAAGTTTTCAATATGGTCAGATTCATCAATTAACAGATGTTTCAGTTCTTCCTCTGTTTCTGGGAATACTTCTAAAAAGATAAAAGAATGACTCGCATAATGTTTTCCTAAGGTTTCTTTGATACGGTCAGCATCTTTGAATTTATAAGTTTTGGTATGAGGGGAAGAAACATTTCCATTTTGCGAAAAATGGAGGATGACAGCTTTTTTACCTGATTCGGATTCTATTTTCTCAACGAGTTCCGAAGCAAATCGATCTTTTGTAATCGGATCAGAATGCACCAAACAGACAACGGAATTACGAAAGTATTCTTTTCCTCCGAGGAGTTCCCCTCGTAAGGATTTGGTGAGCATTTTCGAAAAGGTGATGGAAAGATATGGAATTTTTTGAATTAACTTCTGGAATTCCGATTGGGATAAAACCAGAAATCGAGACTCGCTTACGGTAACAGCTGTATGGTTGTGCTTTTCTCCTGTTAGTAATGCTTGGATGCCGAAGTACTCTCCTTTTTTTAGATACTGTACTTCTTCTTCCCGTTTTCCTTCCCCTTTCTTCGGAAGGAATAATTTGATCCCACCAGACAAAATTAGAAACAAACTTCTGTCGCTGTCTCCCGCCGTAAAAAGAAGTTCATCTCTTTCCCGTTCCACAATGTGAACAGACTCAGCGACCCAGGTTTTTTCTTTTTTGGAAAGACTACGGAAGAGGGGTAAACTCGATACGAGGTGGATTTTGCCTTCAAGATCTTTCATAAGTCACCTTTTCCACCAGAGTTTCAGAAAGGAAGGGAAGAGAAATTGCGATTTTTTAAGTTTTCTAAAAAATTTTATTGACTACTTGTATGTTAAGTAGTAACTGTATGTATAGCAAACAGGAGTCTATATGATCACACATTTGAAAATTAAGGATTTTGCTCTATTTGAATCCCTTGAACTTTCCCTATCGGATGGTCTCACCGTCTTCACCGGAGAATCTGGTGCTGGAAAATCTTTAATTTTCGATGCATTGGCTTCTTTATTTGGAGGTCGTTGTTCCACTGCGAACATTAGACAAGGTAAGGATCGGTATTCCTTACAGGCGGTCCTTTCCTTGACCGGGCAAAATTTGACAAAAGATTATTTGATGGAACAAGGCTTTCGTTATACGGGAGACGAAATCCTAATTACCAAAGAACTGATGAAAGATGGAAAAGCGCGTGTCAAAATTGGGGAGAGTCTAGCCTCCACCACTCATTTACGAGAGCTTGGAAAAACCATGGCAGAGATCCATTGCCAAAATGAACAACTTTTCCTTTTAGAAAAATCAAACCAATTGGAGTTCCTTGACCGTTTTGGGAATTTAGAATCCTTGAAGTTTAAGTTCAAATCGGCCCTCCAACAGTACAGGCATTGGAAACAAAAACTTTCTGATTTCGAAGAAACACGTAAAACCATGTTGAAGCGAAAGGAAATTTTAGAATATGAAGTGGAAGAAATTGAAGCGATTTCCCCAAAAGATGGGGAAGAAGAAAGCCTAAGTTCCGAAGAAAGTTTACTCGCCAACGGAGAAAAATTAGCGGAAAACTATCGTTTGGTTTTGGAAGAACTTTCGGAAAAAGAAAACTCCATTTTGAAAGTATTCCCAAGCCTCATCCATGCCATCCAAAAAGTGACCATCCTCATTCCTGAAAAAAGAGAGATGTTAGATGAATGGGAAGAAGTCTATGACAGACTCAAATCCTTGAAGTCTGTCATTCGAGAGGAAGAAGAGGAGCTCTTTTTTAGCCCCGAAAGATTGGATATGGTACAAGCAAGGCTCCAAGATCTGAAAAAACTCAAGAAAAAATACAATGTGAGCATCGGGGAAATTCACCAACTTTTAGAAGAGAAAAAGTCGGAATTAGAGCGTTGGAAGGAACAAGCAGGGGATGAAGATTTTTTGAGGATCAAAAAGGACCAGTGCCTTGTGGAACTCAAAGAACTCGGATTCCAACTTTCCAAGCTCCGAAGGAATGCCATCTCCCAATTTGAGGAAGAAGTGCAACGTGAAATGCTCGACCTCGGACTCGAAGGGGGAAAACTCCAGGTGGTCTTACGTTGGGAAGAAAACCCCGAGGGTGAGGTAGAGGAAGGATCAAAATCCTATTTCCTTTCAGACGCTGGTCTTGACCAAATTGAGTTCTATTTCAGCGCCAATCCTGGGGAAAAACCACGACCTCTCCGCAAAGTGGCATCTGGAGGGGAACTCTCGCGAGTGATGTTAGCACTCCGAAGTGTCCTTGGAAAACAAGCTCCCTCTCCTCAAATGTTGGTCCTAGATGAGGTGGATACAGGCCTTGGCGGAGAAGCTGCAGAAGCAATGGCAACCAAGCTGAAAAAACTAGCAAGGAACTCCCAAATTTTACTCATCACTCATACCCAACAAGTGGCGGCAGCGGGTGACCATCAAATTAAGATCGAAAAACGGCAAGAAGGTGGTCGGACTGTCTCGGAAGCCTCTGTTTTGGACTTCGAAGAGAGGAAACGGGAACTGGCGCGAATGATCGGAGGAAAACAACTCACCTCGGCGGTTCTCAAGGCGGCGACAGATCTTTTGATGAAAAAAGCGGGTTAGTCCTTTAAAAATAGTATTTGGCGAAAAAGGGAAGACTGAAAACTCTATTCGTAATCCTCAATGGGGTCTCATTCATGTCTTTTCCTTTCGCTAAATCAGATTCAATCATTTCATCGGTTCCACCACAAACCATTCCCATCCTAATCATACTTGTGTCCATCGTTGGTTTTACCATCATCGTGGAGAGGCTAGTATACTATTGGAGACTAAAGAGTATCCCTCAGGATCATTTTCGTAGAGTCCGTGAGTTGGCCCGAGAGGGGAAATGGGACGATGCAAAAGATGTCCTAAGCCAAGAGGTACAATCTCCGGCAGCTGTACTCTTAAGAATGGCCTTTGACCTCAAACGTCGCGGCGTTTCTTTCTGGGAAGAAGACATCAGACAAGAAGGTTTCCGTCAAATTTATTTGATGGAACGTTACCTCACAGGTCTTGGAACGATCGCCACCATAGCACCGTTACTTGGAGTTTTGGGAACGGTCATCGGAATTGTAAGATCATTTGCGGAAGGGGCTGGTACCCAAGGGGCAGAGGTCGGAATTTCGGAAGCACTCATTACCACTGCAATGGGACTTGCCATTGCTATCCCTGCTTATATTTTTTATAATGTGTTCACTCGAATGAAGGAAGAAAAAATTACGGAAATGGAAAACGTAACCGATTTGGTCCTCCCACATTTGAATCGATGATAATCAAAAAATGAAGTTTCGCAAAGCTAGAAAGTCTTTCAATAACATCGAGCTTGCTCCACTCATCGATGTCATTTCCTTTATCGTAATCTATTTTTTAATGAATGCGACATTGGAAAAAAATACCGCACTCAAAGTGGAGTTACCAAGATCCTCAAGTGTTGCCAAAGAAAAACAAAAAGATGAACTTGTTATCACAGTGGATAAACAAGGGAAAATTTATTTGGATCAAAATTCAGAACCAGTTGCATTAGAAGGTCTGACTGAAAAAATCAATGGATTTTTAGGACCTGAAAAAGAAAGAGATCCTAAAAAAAACAAAGTGATTATTCGTGGGGATGGTGGTGCGTCCTACCAAGTTGTCGTTAAAGTAATTGATGCTGTCAATGCAGCGGGCGTTAGTCGCTTTAACTTAGCAATGGTAAAAGGCACATCAAAGTAATTTTTGAAAATTCGTAATCATTTAAAGCTATTTAGTTTATTTATTCTCTCTTTGCTGTTTTTAGTTTCAGCAGAGTGGGTATCGTTATGGTCAAATCGTTCTGTTTATTTAGATAAAGTCATTACCAAAATAGAATTCAAAGGGAATATCAATACTTCTTCCGATGATATTTTGGAATTAATGGATATGCGCCCTGGTGTCCAATTGTCCCAAGGTTTACTCAATGCCGATATGCGAGCCTTGTTTGTTTCGGGCTTTTTTTATCATATCGATATCCAAGGAGAAGCTGATGGTGAAGGGGTTAAAATTTTAGTCATTGTCAAAGAAAGACCTAGAGTCAAAGACATTGATTTTATTGGAGCAGACGAAGTTTTCCCTTCTGACCTTCGTGATAAAATTCCATTAAAAGAAAATGAAGTCATCACACCGAAAAAGGTAACGCTCTCCAAGGAAGTGATTTTAAAGAAATACCGAGACGAAGGTTTTTTTCTCGCTTATGTTCGATTTGAAACAGAGCCAGTAAATCCTGAAACAAACACAGTTAAGGTGAAGTTTATCATTGATGAAGGGGAAGAAATTCCTGTAAGCAAAATCAATATTTTTGGAAACAACGAGATTGATACTTACGATATCCAAGGCATCATGGATTTAAAAGAAAGTGGGATCATTGAATCGGGAGTTTTTAAAGAATCTGCATTTGAATCTGATAAACAAAAAATTGCCGCTTATTTAAAATCACGTGGGTATGTTGACGCTGAAATTAGTAACGAAGGAACCAATTGGGAAATCCGTTGGGAAAATCCTAAGAAGAAAGACAAACGAGTTGTCATCGTCAATTTCAAAATCATTGAAGGTGAACAATATTTTTATAATGGTTATACAACCAATCATGATTTAACCATTGCCCCGAATGGGATGCCTCAATTTTTGAATAAAGAGAATAACCCTTCCGGAACTCCAAAAGAGGAGTGGGCTCCTGTTTACCCTGTAAAATTTTTAGAAGACCAATACGAATTTGCTCCTGCTGATGTAGGAGAGGTATTTGATGAAACAAAATTCCAAAAGGATCGCGCTTCCATTAACGAAGCTTATTCAGCCAAAGGATATCTGTTTGCCCAAGTAATTCCTCGAAGAAAGGTTGTCGAACTGAGTGATGCGTCGCTCTCCCGTTACGAAAATTGTGAAAAAAGGGGAAATTCCGATGCCGTGTCCGATTGTAATGAAGAATACAATCGATTGAATGTTGCCAGACTTCGCAAAATTTATGAAGAGGAACCTAAATTACGTGGAAAAAAATTCATCCATGTGGATTTTACGATTCGTGAAAACAACTTAGCATTCATTGAAAATATCATCATCAAAGGGAATAAAAAAACCCAAGACCGGGTCATTCGTCGTGAATTATTATTCAAGCCTGGCGATTTATTCAATTCATCTCTCGTCAATCGTTCAAGGGAAAGAATCTTTAACTTAGGTTATTTTAAAGAAGTAAACTTTAACATGAGACCTGGTTCTGATGAAACAAAAATGAATTTGATCATCGAACTTGTGGAACAACCGACTGGAACTGTTTCCATGGGTGGCGGTTATGGAACCATTACTGGATTTTCCATCTTTACACAGTTAGGTGAAAATAACTTAAACGGAACAGGGCAACAAATCACAGGAAGGGTCGAATTTGGACCAATCCGAAGATACTTACAAATTTCATGGACGGAACCTTGGTTTTTGGACAAACCTTGGTCACTTACTTTATCAGCATTTTATTCATCTCGGACTTTGTTTGTGGGAGCAACTTCCATTACGGAAAACAATAACCAAGGGATTAAGGAAGTCGCTTCTTATGAAAGATCAGGGGTCGGTGTCAGTGCAGGGATTGGACATAGATTCCTCATCAACTGGACTCACTTCCATAGATATTCACCTTCCTTTTTTGCATCCACAAGGCCAACATCTCTTGTTTCGGATCAGGTTCTTGCTGAGGTAGATCGCGGGTGGCAGTTTCGATCCCAATTGACAAATGGTATCGCGTATGATAGCCGGGATAATGTTTTCAATTCAACTCAAGGTTTTAATTTAATTTTTTCCGTTGATAATGTTGGGCAGTTTCTCGGTGGAGAAAGTCATTTTGACCAATTTAGTCCCATCTTAGAATACTATCATACTTGGTTTGATTATACTTTCTTTGGGCTTATCCGAAAGAACGCGCTCAGAAGATGGCGTGTCGTCCAACAATTCCGTACTTCTTCTGTGTTTACGTTTGAAAGAACTCCCAAATATAGAAACCAAGACAAGGAAAGAATTCCTTACATCCAAGTGCAGGATCGATTGTTCCTCGGTGGATATGAATCACTTCGGGGATGGTTTTTTGATGATAAATACTATCCAGACGAATGGAAGGATGGAGCTGCCAGCCGGGTTTTATTCACATCAGAACTCCGATTCCCGATAGAACCTTCATTATTGTGGTTTGTCATCTTTTTTGATGCGGGTTCGATGTATGAACAAATCAATCGTGCTGTGGGAGAACGAAAGGAATTTTTCAAAAACTACGATAATTTGGTGGCCGCACAAAGATTCTCGGAACCCATTGAGACGTATTTATTTGAAAACTATAACTCCTTCGGTAAAAAAATTCCTGACTCACCACTGGTCGTAAATGACCCAGGAAATTTAGTTTTATCGAGTAAAAACCTTTCCATGTCGAATTTTCGATTTTCATGGGGTTTTGGATTACGGATCCAAATTCCAGTTTTACCACTTCGATTGTATTTTGCACAAAGGATCCGTTATACGGGAGTCGAAGATCGGCCTTTTGGTTTGTATCCTGATAATAATAGTTTCCAGTTTGTTTTTGGAATTGGGGATATGCGATTCTAAGTGGAGTTAGTTGGGCTAAATTCAGAACAAAAACTTGCTGTAGAATCTGTGGATGGACCCCTTCTGATATTGGCAGGAGCGGGTTCAGGAAAAACAAGGGTCATTACCTATCGAATCGCCAATCTCATTCTCAATCATAATGTTTACCCCAACCAAATTTTAGCTGTTACATTTACGAATAAAGCTGCCGAAGAGATGCGTTCCCGTTGTCGCAATCTTTTGCCAGATGGGTCATATGAACCGTTTGTTCGAACCTTTCACTCTTTGTGTTTGTATCTTTTGAGAAGAGAAGGAAAGGTTTTAGGGTTAGGAAGTAATTTTACTGTTTATGATAGTGATATGCAAGAGTCACTCATCAAAGAAATCCTTAAGTCTAAAGAAATGGACACGAAAGAATTTCGGCCTTCTAGTCTTGCCAATCAGTTTTCCCAAGCGAAAGATTCCTTTTTAACTGCAGAAGAATTTGCGAAAAAAAAAGCTGACGACGCTTATACAAAAACCATAGCTTCCGTATTTTTAGAATATGAAAAACGAAAAAACCTACGGAATGCATTAGATTTTGGAGATTTGATTTTAAAAACAGTCATTCTATTTCGAGATTTCCCGGTCATTCTGGAAAAATACCAGAGGTTATGGAAATACATCATGGTAGACGAATACCAAGATACGAACAAAATCCAATACCATTTAGTACAATCTCTCTCCTCCTTTCATAAAAATTTATGTGTAGTGGGGGATGATGACCAATCAATTTACTCCTGGCGTGGAGCGGATATCTCCAATATCCTAAATTTTAAAAAAGATTACCCTGAAGCGATTGTTGTTAAATTGGAAGAAAACTATCGATCTACCAAAACCATCATTGAATCTGCAGCAGTATTAATTTCGCATAACAAACAACGTACGAATAAAACTTTACGAACAAAAAATCCTTTAGGTGATAAAATCAAACTCACTTCTTACCAAAATGAAATGGAAGAAGCAGAGGGGATTGTCCAAAGAATCCAAGTTGGTGCGAGGAAAGGTCAAAAATATTCGAATTTTGCGATTTTTTATCGAACCAATTCGCAATCTAGATATTTTGAAGAAGCACTTCGTAAACGTGCAATCCCTTATAAAATTTTTGGTGGGTTTCGCTTTTTTGATCGGAAAGAAGTAAAGGATCTCATTGCCTATTTGTCTGTTGTTGTGAATCCAGTTGATTCAACTTCACTCCTTCGTATCATCAATTCTCCTCCAAGAGGGATTGGTGATACAACAGTGAATCGACTTCTGAGTTATTCTGTTAGGGAAGGAATTTCCTTATTTGAATGTTTGGGAAAAGAAATTCCCGATATTAAAAAGGGTACGGTTCAAAAATTAAAATCATTGTATCGAATGTTTGAATCTGCAATGGAAGATTTGGGAAAAAAAACTCCCTCCGAAATTGCGTATGATGTTTTGGAACATTCTGGTTATCGTGAATTTTTAGAAAATGAAGGAACAGAAGATTCTTTTTCAAGGTTATCTAACTTAAATGAATTTGTAAATGCATTGAAAGAATTTGAAGAAGCCAATCCGGAATCAAGTTTAGAAGAATATTTGAGTAGTATTTCACTCATCACAAGCGAAGAAAACACCAAAGACCTTCCTGATTATGTAATCCTTATGACAGTCCATAATGCAAAAGGACTAGAGTTCCACCATGTTTTTATGGCAGGAATGGAAGAAGGAACCTTCCCTCATTTTTTATCCTTAGATTCCCCTGACGGGATAGAAGAAGAAAGAAGATTGGCATATGTTGCCATCACTCGCGCTCGTAAACATTTAGAGATCAGTTATTCACGTTTCACTCGTAAATTTGGGGA of the Leptospira biflexa serovar Patoc strain 'Patoc 1 (Paris)' genome contains:
- a CDS encoding ATP-dependent helicase, which translates into the protein MELVGLNSEQKLAVESVDGPLLILAGAGSGKTRVITYRIANLILNHNVYPNQILAVTFTNKAAEEMRSRCRNLLPDGSYEPFVRTFHSLCLYLLRREGKVLGLGSNFTVYDSDMQESLIKEILKSKEMDTKEFRPSSLANQFSQAKDSFLTAEEFAKKKADDAYTKTIASVFLEYEKRKNLRNALDFGDLILKTVILFRDFPVILEKYQRLWKYIMVDEYQDTNKIQYHLVQSLSSFHKNLCVVGDDDQSIYSWRGADISNILNFKKDYPEAIVVKLEENYRSTKTIIESAAVLISHNKQRTNKTLRTKNPLGDKIKLTSYQNEMEEAEGIVQRIQVGARKGQKYSNFAIFYRTNSQSRYFEEALRKRAIPYKIFGGFRFFDRKEVKDLIAYLSVVVNPVDSTSLLRIINSPPRGIGDTTVNRLLSYSVREGISLFECLGKEIPDIKKGTVQKLKSLYRMFESAMEDLGKKTPSEIAYDVLEHSGYREFLENEGTEDSFSRLSNLNEFVNALKEFEEANPESSLEEYLSSISLITSEENTKDLPDYVILMTVHNAKGLEFHHVFMAGMEEGTFPHFLSLDSPDGIEEERRLAYVAITRARKHLEISYSRFTRKFGEVDARLPSQFLEELPKEFLEGELTENRFGVRRPEATPRAERFQKSEEKFESVLAKSGDGEFQIGTKVRHKVYGEGRILSISGSGDNRKVEVRFGSHLDKKFLLAYTPLEIIS
- a CDS encoding ExbD/TolR family protein is translated as MKFRKARKSFNNIELAPLIDVISFIVIYFLMNATLEKNTALKVELPRSSSVAKEKQKDELVITVDKQGKIYLDQNSEPVALEGLTEKINGFLGPEKERDPKKNKVIIRGDGGASYQVVVKVIDAVNAAGVSRFNLAMVKGTSK
- a CDS encoding BamA/OMP85 family outer membrane protein codes for the protein MKIRNHLKLFSLFILSLLFLVSAEWVSLWSNRSVYLDKVITKIEFKGNINTSSDDILELMDMRPGVQLSQGLLNADMRALFVSGFFYHIDIQGEADGEGVKILVIVKERPRVKDIDFIGADEVFPSDLRDKIPLKENEVITPKKVTLSKEVILKKYRDEGFFLAYVRFETEPVNPETNTVKVKFIIDEGEEIPVSKINIFGNNEIDTYDIQGIMDLKESGIIESGVFKESAFESDKQKIAAYLKSRGYVDAEISNEGTNWEIRWENPKKKDKRVVIVNFKIIEGEQYFYNGYTTNHDLTIAPNGMPQFLNKENNPSGTPKEEWAPVYPVKFLEDQYEFAPADVGEVFDETKFQKDRASINEAYSAKGYLFAQVIPRRKVVELSDASLSRYENCEKRGNSDAVSDCNEEYNRLNVARLRKIYEEEPKLRGKKFIHVDFTIRENNLAFIENIIIKGNKKTQDRVIRRELLFKPGDLFNSSLVNRSRERIFNLGYFKEVNFNMRPGSDETKMNLIIELVEQPTGTVSMGGGYGTITGFSIFTQLGENNLNGTGQQITGRVEFGPIRRYLQISWTEPWFLDKPWSLTLSAFYSSRTLFVGATSITENNNQGIKEVASYERSGVGVSAGIGHRFLINWTHFHRYSPSFFASTRPTSLVSDQVLAEVDRGWQFRSQLTNGIAYDSRDNVFNSTQGFNLIFSVDNVGQFLGGESHFDQFSPILEYYHTWFDYTFFGLIRKNALRRWRVVQQFRTSSVFTFERTPKYRNQDKERIPYIQVQDRLFLGGYESLRGWFFDDKYYPDEWKDGAASRVLFTSELRFPIEPSLLWFVIFFDAGSMYEQINRAVGERKEFFKNYDNLVAAQRFSEPIETYLFENYNSFGKKIPDSPLVVNDPGNLVLSSKNLSMSNFRFSWGFGLRIQIPVLPLRLYFAQRIRYTGVEDRPFGLYPDNNSFQFVFGIGDMRF